In Tubulanus polymorphus chromosome 2, tnTubPoly1.2, whole genome shotgun sequence, a single window of DNA contains:
- the LOC141899995 gene encoding juvenile hormone acid O-methyltransferase-like, giving the protein MDVDGEFYSNNSDLQKQLATDILSSIEFQQNRYRNVLDIGCGSGEVTNILLEKIDVVENLIAFDKSVSMIEFARSKNLNPKIEYSVADFTKPDTFEPEWLQKFDLITSFQALHWTRNQYSNLKNIKTLLSPNGEVFFHLPYTSSIRYISDVMNSVKWSPYFQGFTSSWLFHPVWEEYREWRYPDVVTGYRRMAESLGFTIKRCIKRFDDFTFPDNHSAKCWFSAVLPLKRIPGSKSSEFLDDALNLYLESLPLDGNGKIHCYCKSCVVYMQNE; this is encoded by the exons ATGGATGTTGACGgtgaattttattcaaataattctgATCTGCAAAAACAATTGGCTACAGATATTCTATCGTCGATTGAATTTCAGCAGAATCGTTATAGGAACGTGTTGGACATCGGCTGTGGTAGCGGTGAGGTCACAAATATTCTACTGGAAAAGATCGATGTAGTTGAAAATCTTATTGCCTTCGATAAg AGTGTAtctatgattgaatttgctaggtcaaaaaatctaaacccTAAAATCGAATACTCCGTCGCTGACTTCACCAAACCCGATACATTCGAGCCGGAATGGCTACAGAAATTTGACCTGATAACATCGTTTCAAGCTCTACACTGGACTCgtaatcaatattcaaatttgaaaaacataaaaacgcTGTTATCCCCGAACGGTGAAGTTTTCTTCCATCTGCCGTACACGTCATCGATCCGTTACATATCTGATGTAATGAACTCGGTGAAATGGTCTCCGTACTTTCAG GGATTTACATCGTCATGGTTGTTTCATCCAGTTTGGGAAGAATATCGTGAATGGAGATATCCCGATGTAGTCACTGGATACCGACGAATGGCTGAATCATTGGGGTTTACTATCAAGCGATGTATAAAgagatttgatgattttacttttccTGATAACCATAGCGCTAAAT GTTGGTTCAGCGCGGTGCTGCCTTTGAAGCGAATTCCAGGCTCAAAATCGTCTGAATTTCTAGATGACGCGCTAAATCTCTACTTGGAAAGTTTACCACTTGATGGAAACGGAAAGATTCATTGCTATTGCAAAAGTTGCGTAGTTTACATGCAAAACGAATAG
- the LOC141899214 gene encoding galactocerebrosidase-like, whose protein sequence is MSPPAGPVPINLNLPSTRSLVETIVVVKMAASVTGLSVFWLKSFIFCIYIGTIGCSTVAILDDSQLNRQFDGIGGISGGGATSKLLVNYPPTQKAEILDYLFKPNFAASLHILKVEIGGDSQSTDGTEASHMHNSWDENYRRGYEWWLMVEAKKRNPDIKLYGLPWAFPGWLAAAGSRSPYSRPSVTASYIVKWVQGAKRVYDLTIDYIGIWNERAFDKTYVEVLRQALNAAGFSHVQLVVADGNFGEVTADCLKDPKFNQSTQIIGVHYPGTLSTPDAQKTGKPLWSSEDYSTFNDNVGAGCWARILNQNYVNGLMTSTISWNLIASYYESLPYKRDGLMTADQPWSGHYDINNPIWVTAHTTQFVQIGWRYLLHGQGVDHLKLGGSYVTLVDPKKESVTIVIEKMSHDHSKCIRPALPAYKTAAENVTFTLKGSLVKVKQLNVWMSKLCYSGENCTEKVFAKLSPIVPQNGTFSLYIDVDTIFTLTTLNVGRKGSYGTPPPSHPFPLPYKDTFEGYDLYTEPNNFAPQIGSFEIAMSDVEHGKVVKQTVLQRAIDWCGGNQLYPIAIGGFSKWADVYLQADIQVGVVNGTKEVFIAARVQNGGGCSAYAAKGLFFWIAPDLRQWHLTTDLAHTKFLKVGSLQTVRGQWDTVALRIKGNVAFGVVNGVEAFTMTLPATVPQNGFVAFGASTFGLAYYDNLYVDAAPV, encoded by the exons ATGTCACCTCCGGCCGGCCCCGTaccaataaatttgaatttgccgAGTACCCGTAGTTTGGTGGAGACTATTGTTGTTGTAAAGATGGCGGCTTCAGTCACGGGACTTTCGGTTTTCTGGCTAAAAAGCTTCATTTTCTGCATATATATCGGCACAATCGGATGTTCTACGGTCGCTATCCTCGACGATAGCCAGCTCAATCGTCAATTCGATGGAATCGGTGGAATTAGCGGTGGAGGC GCGACCTCTAAGCTACTCGTTAATTATCCACCGACTCAAAAGGCAGAAATTTTGGATTATCTATTCAAg cccAACTTCGCCGCCTCACTTCATATATTGAAAGTTGAGATTGGTGGAGATTCTCAAAGCACAG ATGGTACTGAGGCATCGCATATGCATAATTCCTGGGATGAAAATTATAGAAGAGGTTATGAATGGTGGCTGATGGTTGAAGCAAAAAAG CGAAATCCTGACATCAAACTGTACGGTTTGCCTTGGGCGTTCCCCGGATGGTTGGCGGCTGCAGGAAGTAGGTCGCCGTACTCGAGGCCATCGGTTACGGCTTCGTACATCGTCAAATGGGTGCAAGGAGCGAAACGAGTTTACGATTTGACGATAGACTACATCGGG ATTTGGAATGAAAGGGCTTTCGATAAAACATATGTCGAG GTTTTACGCCAAGCTCTGAATGCAGCTGGATTCAGCCATGTTCAACTGGTAGTGGCGGATGGTAACTTCGGGGAAGTGACAGCTGATTGTCTGAAAGATCCCAAATTCAATCAGTCCACACAAATAATCGG CGTACATTATCCGGGTACGTTATCTACTCCGGATGCACAGAAGACTGGTAAACCGTTGTGGTCATCGGAAGACTACAGTACGTTTAACGACAATGTTGGAGCAGGATGTTGGGCTAGG attttgaatcagaACTATGTCAATGGTTTAATGACTAG CACCATATCGTGGAATTTAATCGCGTCATACTACGAGTCTTTGCCGTATAAGAGAGATGGCTTGATGACAGCCGACCAGCCGTGGTCAGGTCATTACGACATCAACAACCCTATATGGGTAACAG CTCACACGACCCAATTCGTTCAGATCGGCTGGAGATATCTGTTGCACGGTCAAGGAGTCGACCATCTCAAACTCGGCGGTAGTTACGTTACTTTAGTGGATCCAAAGAAAGAGTCTGTAACAATCGTGATAGAGAAAATG AGCCACGATCATTCTAAATGCATCCGTCCAGCCCTTCCGGCTTACAAAACAGCTGCTGAAAATGTGACATTCACGCTGAAAGGTTCGTTG GTAAAAGTTAAACAGTTGAATGTGTGGATGTCGAAACTGTGTTATTCAGGTGAAAATTGTACTGAGAAAGTGTTTGCTAAACTGTCTCCAATTGTG CCGCAAAATGGAACGTTTTCGCTATACATCGACGTCGATACGATTTTCACCCTAACGACTCTGAATGTCGGCAGGAAAGGCTCGTATGGTACACCGCCGCCTAGCCATCCATTTCCATTGCCTTATAAAGACACATTCGAAG GCTATGACCTTTACACCGAACCGAATAACTTCGCGCCACAAATCGGTTCATTCGAGATCGCTATGTCCGACGTGGAACACGGTAAAGTCGTAAAGCAAACCGTTCTTCAGCGCGCGATCGATTGGTGCGGAGGAAATCAACTATACCCGATCGCTATTGGAGGATTCAGTAAATG GGCCGATGTTTACCTTCAAGCTGACATACAAGTAGGCGTTGTTAATGGGACGAAGGAAGTTTTTATCGCCGCTCGTGTTCAAAACGGAGGCGGCTGCTCTGCTTACGCGGCAAAGGGCTTATTTTTCTGGATTGCGCCAGACCTTAGACAGTGGCACCTTACAACTGATCTTG CTCATACCAAATTCCTCAAGGTCGGCTCACTGCAAACAGTACGTGGACAGTGGGACACAGTAGCCTTAAGAATCAAG GGAAATGTAGCATTTGGAGTTGTAAATGGTGTTGAAGCATTCACCATGACACTGCCAGCTACTGTACCACAAAACGGATTCGTGGCTTTTGGAGCATCAACTTTCGGGTTGGCGTATTACGATAACTTATACGTTGACGCCGCCCCTGTTTAA
- the LOC141899314 gene encoding copper homeostasis protein cutC homolog produces the protein MEVCVESVASALNAEAGGAIRIELCCNLAEGGTTPTVGMLRVIKDQLRIPVFVMIRPRGGDFLYSDEEFEVMKLDLLALKEAGADGIVLGILQSDGRVDKDRSRELINLSCPLPVTFHRAIDMTKDIFRAMDEIIAMGCERILTSGQESSALEGLPTIKQMVEQARDRITIIPGGGITERNVNRILQGSGAREFHCSARMTMDSDMIYRKSHVSMGGKYGPDEYALKVTDVNKVRDTLNKAQDAFGYR, from the exons ATGGAAGTGTGCGTCGAATCCGTGGCTTCTGCTTTAAATGCTGAGGCTGGGG GTGCAATTCGCATAGAATTATGTTGCAACTTGGCTGAAGGTGGGACTACACCAACTGTTG GAATGTTGCGTGTTATTAAAGATCAGTTGCGTATACCTGTGTTTGTGATGATTCGACCTCGCGGCGGTGACTTCCTTTATTCCGATGAGGAATTCGAAGTGATGAAATTAGATCTGCTGGCTTTGAAAGAAGCGGGCGCCGACGGAATAGTTCTGGGCATCTTACAAAG CGATGGTCGGGTGGATAAAGACCGATCAAGAGAATTAATAA ATCTATCGTGTCCCCTACCAGTCACATTTCATCGAG CCATCGATATGACTAAAGATATTTTCCGCGCTATGGACGAGATAATAGCAATGGGATGTGAACGAATTTTGACCAGTGGTCAAGAGTCGTCTGCTCTCGAAGGTCTGCCTACTATTAAACAAATGGTTGAACAG GCTCGGGATAGAATAACCATAATTCCAG GTGGAGGGATCACCGAGCGTAACGTCAATCGAATACTCCAAGGTTCAGGCGCGAGAGAATTTCATTGTTCGGCGCGAATGACTATGGACTCCGACATGATATACAGGAAATCTCATGTTTCGATGGGCGGCAAGTACGGACCCGATGAATACGCGTTGAAAGTGACGGACGTGAATAAAGTTCGAGATACGCTTAACAAAGCGCAAGATGCATTCGGATATCGCTGA
- the LOC141898766 gene encoding heme A synthase COX15-like, which yields MAMYSYLALRQVINRSLIQQPVRQVAWFKPRNLKPEKNWTRFRSSLAEKVKVMRSPEFAGSEGSEKIVGRWLLGCAGMVFGAVVLGGVTRLTESGLSMVDWKLLGVKRPHTNAEWEAEFMKYKEYPEFKAGVHPKDMTVSDFKFIYYMEYAHRMWGRTIGLAYAIPAVIFWKLGWLTKKMKPRVLIYGGLLGFQGWLGWYMVRSGLEEPPSSADVPRVSQYRLAAHLGSAFVLYSLFLWGGISYALKPDTKSIAAVQDTLRKKLPLIRKYAMGVKALVFFTAISGAFVAGLDAGLVYNTWPKMADRWIPSDLWALSPKLKNIFENATTVQFNHRHLGETTVCSIVGLWALCRGVPLPPRARLALNCLLGMSFLQVTLGIGTLLMYVPTHLAATHQAGSITLLSFALWFSNELMRAAKYLKR from the exons ATGGCTATGTATTCGTATTTAGCTCTAAGACAG GTGATAAACCGATCTTTAATACAACAACCAGTGCGACAGGTAGCTTGGTTCAAACCACGAAAtttaaaaccagaaaaaaattggACAAGATTTCGATCTTCATTGGCCGAAAAAGTCAAG GTGATGCGTTCGCCAGAGTTCGCGGGTAGTGAAGGATCTGAGAAAATAGTTGGTCGATGGCTTCTGGGATGTGCTGGTATGGTATTCGGTGCAGTAGTTCTGGGTGGAGTAACAAG ATTAACGGAGTCTGGGTTATCGATGGTCGACTGGAAACTATTAGGAGTCAAACGACCGCATACGAATGCCGAATGGGAAGCCgagtttatgaaatataaagaatATCCAGAGTTCAAAGC tGGTGTTCATCCTAAAGACATGACCGTCAGTGACTTCAAGTTCATATACTACATGGAATACGCGCATCGTATGTGGGGAAGAACTATAGGATTGGCGTATGCGATTCCCGCAGTCATCTTCTGGAAATTGGGCTGGCTCACGAAAAAGATGAAACCTCGAGTTTTGATTTATGGCGGCTTACTCGGTTTCCAG GGCTGGCTGGGTTGGTACATGGTACGAAGTGGTTTAGAAGAGCCTCCGTCATCGGCAGACGTACCTCGTGTTTCTCAGTATCGACTTGCTGCTCACTTGGGATCTGCTTTCGTTTTATATTCGCTATTTCTGTGGGGCGGCATCAGCTACGCCCTGAAACCGGATACGAAATCCATTGCTGCTGTCCAAGAT ACATTACGCAAAAAACTTCCACTTATTCGAAAATATGCGATGGGCGTGAAAGCCTTAGTATTTTTTACCGCAATTTCTG GAGCATTTGTGGCTGGTTTGGATGCTGGTTTAGTATACAATACGTGGCCTAAAATGGCCGATCGATGGATACCCTCTGATTTGTGGGCGTTATCTCCAAAGTTGAAAAACATCTTTGAAAATGCAACCACTGTGCAATTTAATCACCGACACTTG GGTGAAACCACCGTCTGCAGTATCGTTGGTCTATGGGCTTTGTGTAGGGGAGTTCCGTTGCCTCCGAGAGCCAGATTGGCTCTGAACTGTTTGTTAGGAATGTCATTTTTACAA GTCACGCTTGGTATCGGAACCTTATTAATGTACGTGCCCACTCACCTCGCCGCTACGCATCAAGCCGGATCAATAACTCTGCTGTCATTCGCGCTGTGGTTTTCGAATGAACTCATGCGCGCTGCGAAGTACCTGAAACGATAA